The Thermoplasmata archaeon DNA segment CCCGTGATGATGGGCTCCGGGGCCTGGTGGTCCGGCCAGTCCGGCGATGTGAGGGAGGAACGCCACTCCCGCGCGAGCGCATGCAGCCCGACCAGCGCCTCCCCGTAGGCGAGCGCCTCGCGGAGCGGCGCGGGACGCTCGAACATGGCATCCAGGAACCCGACGCCCGAGGACCCCGCCGTCGCGTGCGGGCTCCCGTCCGGGATCAGCACCACATCCGCCGAGAGGATCCTCTCCGGGCTGTTCGCGGGGAGCAGCGCATCGTGCTCCTTGATCGCCTCGATGCCTCCTTCGCCGCCGGTCTCCTCATCGCAGCAGACGAGCAGACGGACGTTCGTGGGGAGATCAGGCACGTCCACGAGGCGCTTCAATGCGAGCAGCGAGGCGATGACCCCGCTGCCGAGGTCGTCGTTGGAGCCGCGTCCGTAGATCCGGCCGTCCGCACGGGCGGTCAGGGTGAACGGCGGGCTCTTCCACCGGGCCCGTTGCTCCAGCGGCACGGGAACCACATCGTAGTGGGCGAGCACGAGGGTCGTCCGGGGCGCTCCCACATCGAGATCGATGAGGACGTTCGGCCGTGGCTGACCGTGGAGATCGATCGAGAGGTCGCCCGCGACGAGGGGATCGTAGATGCGGGTGGCGAGACCAAAGTCGCGCGCCGCACGCGCGATCCGCTCGGAGGCTCGCAGGTAGTTCGGCTTCTCCCATCGACCCCGAGCCGGGTCCTCGAGGTTCGTAGGAGCAATCGATACGAGGTTGCTCAGGAGCCGCAGCCCCTCCGGATCGCCGATCGCTCGGCTCACCGACTCCGGCATCTCGCGCGCACCCTCGGCCATCGTAGCTTCCGATCTAGGGGACCGCGATCAGCACGACCAGCGAGCTCGCGAGGAGCAGCAAGAACGTGGTGAGGAGCGCGTTGCCCAGGACCGAGACGGTGTCCCCGATGGAGGTCAAAAGCCGTGCGGTGTACCCCGGACCCAGCGCCAGGACGTCCGGGACCTCCTTCGTCCCTCGCCGGAGCTCCACCGGGGCAAGGTTCGCGATGGCCTCGCGCGCGACGGCGACCGCATCCCGCGCGATCGAGGAAGCGGAATACCTCTCCCCGACCGGGTTGGTCGAACCATCGGATTCGTGCACCACGTGGTTATCGGTCGTCATGACCTCGGCTACGTCGACGACCGCCTCGAGCGCCCGGACGATCGGCTCGCGCATGCCGGTGTTCAGATTGTTCCCATCGATGAGCAGGTAGGCGGAAGTGGATCCGGCCGCCCGGACCACCAGCGTCCGCAGCCCCTGAGAGGCGATGCCCTGGTGGGGCAGGTCGTAGTCGGTCTTCGCCGCGACCCCGATCTCGATCGGCCCGGGACGAGCCGCCGCGACGGCCGCCCGGACCGCGGCTTTCGCGTCCGCCACGAGCTTCTCCGCGGTCGGCGTGCCGTACTGGACGTCCCCGCGGTCCACGATGTAGGAGTTGTGCGCGTCGATCAACGCCACGATCGGTCCGCCCTCCGAGTGGACCTCTCGAACGATCCGGTCCGCGATGGAGAGCGCGATGTCATCGGTCGGCGCGGGCGCCTGGGAGACCACGACCAGCGCGACGTCGCCCAGAAGTTGCGCGCGGGCGAAGCTGCCCGGGTAGGGAGAGACCAGAGGGCTCGCGAGGGCAACGGACGCGGGGGCCATCTCCGCGAACAGCCTCTGGCAGGCATCGCCGACCTTGGCAACCTCGGCCTCGGAGGGGAGATCGACATCGTGGTCGCACGGAGTGTGGGGGACGAACACCACGCCCGCGTCCGGCCCGAGCCGCTCGGAGAGCTTGCGAGGCAGATCGCTCGCGCCGAGCGCTCCGAAGGGGCCGGGGTGGACCGTGGGCAGGGCGATCGTCGCGCGCGCGCGCCCTCCCGCGAAGAATCCGATGAGACTGACGCGCAAGTTCATCGGGATCGCGCTCTTCAGGAAGAACTCCTCGAGCTTCTGGGTGGCCGCAGGGTCGCGACGATTGACGTGGTCGAGCAACGGGCGCATCATCGCGAGGCCCGAGCTGTCGAACTCCTTGCGCAGCGGGCGGTCCACCGCCCGCAGGAACAATAGGACGCAGACGAACCCGAGCACGAGGTAGACCACCGCGGAGAACGCGAGGGCGACCGTCGCCGGCGGGAACACGATCGACGCGAGGAGGATCGCGAGCACCGGCTGGAAGAGCGACACCGGCAGCGATCGCGACTGGCTCGGGCTGGAGAGGCCGTAGAGGCTCATGTGCCGGAACCACAGCGCCGGCCCCTGGACCACGAACACGAGCGCGATCAGGGAGATCCCGAGCGAAGGCGCAAGGAGCTGGACGCCCCGTCCGACGAGGGCGAAGGGGATCTCGAGCGCGAGGGTCATCACGACCAGGAACAGGCTGCGAGGAAGCTCGATCCGGCCGCCGAGAGCCTTGGCGAGCGGGGTCGTGCCGAAAGCGGTGAACAGCGCCGGCACGAGGAAGGCGAGCGCGACCAGTTCGAGATAGGAGGAGATCGACACGCCCGGGGCCGCCAGGATCCCGGCGAGAGCGAAGGAAAGAACGACGAGGAGCCCGATCGCGACCGGGGGACTGGGAGCCCGCAGGAACAGGTGCGACGCGCTGTGCGGCTTCGTGCCGGGCGTCTCCCCCGGTGCCGGGTTCTCAGCGGTCACGGGCGCGCCCGACCTCCGCCAGGATCTCCCGGAACTCCCGCGAAACGCCGTCGGTCTCCGTGATCGTGCCCGTGACGAGCGCCTGCGCCCCGGCCTCGAGGAGGACCCGCGCGTCGGCCCCGCAGCGGATCCCACCGCCCACGATGAGGGGTACGGACAGGACGGATCGCACGGCGCGGACCATCGTGGCCGGGACCGGTGCGGGAGCGCCGGAGCCCGCCTCGAGGTAGATCCAGCGCATCCCGAGATATTCGGCCGCCAGGGCGTAGCCCTGGGCGCCGGCGAGATCCTCCCGGGCGACGACGTCCGCTTCGCCCACCTCGCCGACCCGCATCCCGGGGGCGATCACGAGGTAGCCCATGGCGATCGGCTCGATGCCGAGAGCCTGGATGGAGAGGGCGGTCCGGGCGTGGGTGCGAATGACGAGATCGAGGTTGCGGGAGTTGAGGAGGCTCATGAAGAAGATCGCGTGCGCGGAGGAAGAGAGGGAGCCGGGGCCTTCCGGGAAGATGATGGTGGGTACATCGACCGCCGCGCGGACCGCGCGGGCGACGGCATCCATCCTCTCCCGAGAGATCCCGGTCGAGCCCCCCAGCATGATCGCGTCGGAACCGAGCCCGACCGCCTCCCGGGCGATCTCGGCCGAACGCTCCGGGTCCGAGCGATCCGGGTCGATGAGCGTCAGATGAATCGGACCGGCCGCGACGCGCTCCGCGAGACGCCGCTCGACCGGGCCCGCGGCAGGAGGAGGCGTCACCGGAACGCCACCGCCAGGAAGGCGAACAACGCGACCGTCATCGCGACCTTGCTCATCGTTTGCTCCCAGTGAAGGCGCGCGGGGAGATAGGCGATCGAGACCACGAAGACGGCATCGGCCACGAGGACCAGACCGAGGTACATAATTCCGGCGACACTCCCGAGAGGCAGGAACCAGAGGAACGGCACCGCGCTGACGGCGATCGCCACCCCGACCGTAGAGCGCGCCACGACCGAGGAGAAGGGAAGGCCGTGGGTCTGCGGGAGCGTCCGTCGGTCGACATCGCCCGCGACATCCTCCATGTCCTTGATCACCTCGCGGCTCAGCGTCGCGAAGAACGCCATTGCTGCGAACGGGGCCATCAGGAGCGGGGCGCCCGCGGCAGCGCCCCCGTACAGGAAGACCAGTCCCGTGAGCAGGGCCACGACGAGGTTCCCCACAAAGCCGCGCGCTTTGAAGCGGAACTCATAGGCGAGCAGGGCGCCGACCGCGACGGCGAGTATGACTCCGACCGCCGGAGCGGTGGGAAGGATCGGCACGACCACTACCACTCCCGCGATGAAGAGGCCGGCGGTCAGCGCCCGGGCTCGGGGAAGGGAGATCGTCCCTCGTACGAGCGGGCGATCCGGATGGTTCGTCCGATCCGTTTCGACGTCGAGCACGTCGTTGAGAACATTTCCCCCGGCGGTGACACAGGCCGTCGACACCGCGGCGAGAAGGACCGCGACCCAGAGCGACGGCGAGACACTCAACCCCAAGCCGGCGGCTGCTAGGCCGCCCACGAGGACGCCGACGAACGAAACGAGCAGGTTCCCTGCCCGGACGATCCGAAGCCAGGGGTTCACGCCCGGGTGGGCTCCGGTGGCGAGATAATCGTATCGTTCCTCGGGGC contains these protein-coding regions:
- a CDS encoding geranylgeranylglycerol-phosphate geranylgeranyltransferase; the protein is MNPWLRIVRAGNLLVSFVGVLVGGLAAAGLGLSVSPSLWVAVLLAAVSTACVTAGGNVLNDVLDVETDRTNHPDRPLVRGTISLPRARALTAGLFIAGVVVVVPILPTAPAVGVILAVAVGALLAYEFRFKARGFVGNLVVALLTGLVFLYGGAAAGAPLLMAPFAAMAFFATLSREVIKDMEDVAGDVDRRTLPQTHGLPFSSVVARSTVGVAIAVSAVPFLWFLPLGSVAGIMYLGLVLVADAVFVVSIAYLPARLHWEQTMSKVAMTVALFAFLAVAFR
- a CDS encoding geranylgeranylglyceryl/heptaprenylglyceryl phosphate synthase, with protein sequence MTPPPAAGPVERRLAERVAAGPIHLTLIDPDRSDPERSAEIAREAVGLGSDAIMLGGSTGISRERMDAVARAVRAAVDVPTIIFPEGPGSLSSSAHAIFFMSLLNSRNLDLVIRTHARTALSIQALGIEPIAMGYLVIAPGMRVGEVGEADVVAREDLAGAQGYALAAEYLGMRWIYLEAGSGAPAPVPATMVRAVRSVLSVPLIVGGGIRCGADARVLLEAGAQALVTGTITETDGVSREFREILAEVGRARDR
- a CDS encoding M20/M25/M40 family metallo-hydrolase translates to MAEGAREMPESVSRAIGDPEGLRLLSNLVSIAPTNLEDPARGRWEKPNYLRASERIARAARDFGLATRIYDPLVAGDLSIDLHGQPRPNVLIDLDVGAPRTTLVLAHYDVVPVPLEQRARWKSPPFTLTARADGRIYGRGSNDDLGSGVIASLLALKRLVDVPDLPTNVRLLVCCDEETGGEGGIEAIKEHDALLPANSPERILSADVVLIPDGSPHATAGSSGVGFLDAMFERPAPLREALAYGEALVGLHALAREWRSSLTSPDWPDHQAPEPIITGRATVTRVDFGPAARDATRLTLVQAHAESDAANQIPQSVTLVFDGPVAERAGLAAALSPLLPPGFRLEPAGASSVPIPEGTLGLALIGESGHGGYPHRARNPVPVALQILENAGKRGLIELSTPASSSFTVDLRLPPEMELAAGLDAALGQVRAWAAEHAPTAQIVAPPGRCRSGYSLAPTHPAAVRLERMLKEVLGVEGVFGEYGGTDASAFRDLRTSGGEPMPALVFGSMDREAHIHEAEESAEPRLIGAISEVIYRYVRAR
- a CDS encoding DUF2070 family protein codes for the protein MTAENPAPGETPGTKPHSASHLFLRAPSPPVAIGLLVVLSFALAGILAAPGVSISSYLELVALAFLVPALFTAFGTTPLAKALGGRIELPRSLFLVVMTLALEIPFALVGRGVQLLAPSLGISLIALVFVVQGPALWFRHMSLYGLSSPSQSRSLPVSLFQPVLAILLASIVFPPATVALAFSAVVYLVLGFVCVLLFLRAVDRPLRKEFDSSGLAMMRPLLDHVNRRDPAATQKLEEFFLKSAIPMNLRVSLIGFFAGGRARATIALPTVHPGPFGALGASDLPRKLSERLGPDAGVVFVPHTPCDHDVDLPSEAEVAKVGDACQRLFAEMAPASVALASPLVSPYPGSFARAQLLGDVALVVVSQAPAPTDDIALSIADRIVREVHSEGGPIVALIDAHNSYIVDRGDVQYGTPTAEKLVADAKAAVRAAVAAARPGPIEIGVAAKTDYDLPHQGIASQGLRTLVVRAAGSTSAYLLIDGNNLNTGMREPIVRALEAVVDVAEVMTTDNHVVHESDGSTNPVGERYSASSIARDAVAVAREAIANLAPVELRRGTKEVPDVLALGPGYTARLLTSIGDTVSVLGNALLTTFLLLLASSLVVLIAVP